From the Gallaecimonas kandeliae genome, one window contains:
- a CDS encoding ABC transporter substrate-binding protein — MLVNRTLLLGLLGLLLGACSDGKSGLAHQGLVYCAEGSPETFNPQLVTSGTTVDATSNQLYDKLIDIDAKTGEVIPRLAVSWEMSPDGLRYSFQLRRGVQFHQTPYFTPSRDFDADDVIFSFRRQWDKNDPFHKVSGGEYPFFEAVGLGSLLHDIVRDNAHQVTFVLNRPDASFLANLATDYEVILSAEYGKQLLAQGLPGRIDTQPIGTGPFVFESYRKDSYIRYHAHPHYWDGKVAVNPLIFDITKRSSRRLAKLITGECDVTGLPLASEIGEIKKHPNLKLQSTPGLNVGFWAFNTERPPLNNPDVRHALALAIDKNTIMQAVFYGTGSAANTLLPESSWAYNDKIPPMKRDLDKARELMKKAGLQDGFNLDIWAMPVSRSYNPNARKMAELIQSDLAAIKVKVRIITYDWTNFRRRLAHGEHDSVLIGWSADNTDPDNFFSPTLSCAALAGGNNRANWCDPKFDTLLTKALLVQDRAQRKVYYQQAQAYLQEAMPVVPLAHGLRFSASQADVEGVTLRPFGGIGFAKARRTD; from the coding sequence ATGCTGGTTAATCGCACCCTGCTCTTGGGGTTACTGGGACTGCTGCTGGGGGCCTGCTCCGACGGCAAATCGGGCCTGGCCCACCAGGGCCTGGTCTATTGCGCCGAAGGCAGCCCAGAGACCTTCAATCCCCAGTTGGTGACCTCGGGCACCACGGTCGACGCCACCTCCAACCAGCTTTACGACAAGCTCATCGACATCGACGCCAAGACCGGCGAGGTGATCCCCCGCCTGGCGGTGAGCTGGGAAATGAGCCCGGATGGCCTGCGCTACAGCTTCCAGTTGCGCCGCGGGGTGCAGTTCCACCAGACCCCCTATTTCACCCCCAGCCGTGATTTCGATGCCGATGACGTCATCTTCAGCTTCCGCCGCCAGTGGGACAAGAACGACCCCTTCCACAAGGTGTCGGGGGGTGAATATCCCTTCTTCGAGGCCGTGGGCCTGGGTAGCCTGCTCCACGACATAGTGCGGGACAACGCTCACCAGGTGACCTTCGTGCTGAACAGGCCGGACGCTTCCTTCCTGGCCAACCTGGCCACCGACTACGAGGTGATCCTCTCCGCCGAATATGGCAAGCAGCTGCTGGCCCAGGGCCTGCCGGGGCGTATCGACACCCAGCCCATAGGCACAGGCCCCTTCGTCTTCGAGAGCTACCGTAAAGACAGTTATATCCGTTACCACGCCCACCCTCACTACTGGGACGGCAAGGTGGCGGTCAATCCCCTCATCTTCGACATCACCAAGCGCAGCTCCCGGCGCCTGGCCAAGCTCATCACCGGCGAATGTGACGTCACAGGCCTGCCCCTGGCCTCAGAAATAGGGGAGATCAAGAAGCACCCCAACCTCAAGTTGCAGTCCACCCCTGGCCTCAACGTCGGCTTCTGGGCCTTCAACACCGAAAGGCCGCCCCTCAACAACCCTGACGTGCGCCACGCCCTGGCCCTGGCCATCGACAAGAACACCATAATGCAGGCGGTGTTCTACGGTACCGGCTCCGCCGCCAATACCCTGCTGCCGGAAAGCTCCTGGGCCTACAACGACAAGATCCCTCCCATGAAAAGGGACCTGGACAAGGCCAGGGAGCTGATGAAAAAAGCCGGGCTTCAAGACGGCTTCAACCTCGACATCTGGGCCATGCCGGTGTCCCGCTCCTATAACCCCAATGCCCGCAAGATGGCCGAGCTGATCCAATCGGATCTCGCCGCCATCAAGGTCAAGGTACGCATCATCACCTACGACTGGACCAACTTCCGCCGCCGCCTGGCCCACGGTGAACACGACTCTGTGCTGATCGGCTGGTCCGCCGACAACACCGATCCGGACAACTTCTTCAGCCCCACCCTGTCCTGTGCGGCCCTGGCCGGCGGCAACAACAGGGCCAACTGGTGCGATCCCAAATTTGACACCCTGCTGACCAAGGCACTGCTGGTGCAGGACCGCGCTCAGCGCAAGGTCTACTACCAGCAGGCCCAAGCCTACCTGCAGGAAGCCATGCCGGTGGTGCCCCTGGCCCATGGCCTGCGCTTCTCGGCCAGCCAGGCCGATGTTGAAGGTGTGACGCTGCGCCCCTTCGGCGGCATCGGATTCGCCAAGGCGAGGAGGACCGACTGA
- a CDS encoding ABC transporter permease, whose protein sequence is MLSYTLRRINLFIITFVLLALVAFSLTHLGPGDALSHLVNTDGLGPGQIAALRAHYHLDDSLVVQFGYYLERIFSGDWGYSLSNGEAVLGVLMRTLPATLELIFSAMLVALVIGIPTGAFAAMYKRSATDYAVQGLAMVGYSIPIYWWALLLVLVFSLKLGWLPVSGRLSLVYEIPPKTGFLLVDIWLSKVPYRLEAMRDALAHLVMPTLVLATVPTAVVARLTRSSLREVLKKNYIRAARARGWSMWKVVRRHGLHNALVPVGRILGLQIAALLSGAIITESIFNWPGVGNYLINSIYSRDFPAIQGCLLLLSSFVILVSVLTDIIFTALDPLHRKRLHAEP, encoded by the coding sequence ATGCTGTCCTACACCCTGCGCCGCATCAACCTCTTCATCATCACCTTCGTACTGCTGGCCCTGGTCGCCTTCAGCCTGACCCACCTGGGACCTGGAGATGCCTTGAGCCACCTGGTCAACACCGACGGCCTGGGCCCGGGCCAGATAGCGGCCCTGCGGGCCCACTACCACCTGGACGACAGCCTGGTGGTGCAGTTCGGCTATTACCTGGAGCGCATATTCAGCGGTGACTGGGGTTATTCGCTCAGTAACGGCGAGGCGGTGCTGGGGGTGTTGATGCGCACCCTGCCCGCCACCTTGGAGCTCATCTTCAGCGCCATGCTGGTGGCCCTGGTCATAGGGATCCCCACCGGCGCCTTCGCCGCCATGTACAAGCGCTCCGCCACCGACTACGCGGTGCAGGGCCTGGCCATGGTGGGCTACTCCATCCCCATCTACTGGTGGGCGCTGCTGCTGGTACTGGTATTTTCCCTGAAGCTGGGCTGGCTGCCGGTGTCGGGGCGCCTGAGCCTGGTCTATGAAATACCGCCCAAGACCGGCTTCCTGCTGGTGGATATCTGGCTTTCCAAGGTGCCCTATCGTCTCGAGGCCATGCGCGATGCCCTGGCCCACCTGGTGATGCCCACCCTGGTGCTGGCCACGGTGCCCACGGCCGTGGTGGCCCGCCTCACCCGCAGCTCACTTCGGGAAGTGCTGAAGAAAAACTACATCCGCGCCGCCCGCGCCCGGGGTTGGTCGATGTGGAAGGTGGTACGCCGCCACGGCCTGCATAACGCCCTGGTGCCGGTGGGCCGTATCCTTGGCCTGCAGATAGCGGCGCTGCTGTCCGGCGCCATCATCACCGAGAGCATCTTCAATTGGCCAGGGGTCGGCAACTACCTTATCAACAGCATCTATTCCCGGGATTTCCCCGCGATCCAGGGCTGCCTGCTGCTGCTGTCCAGCTTCGTGATCCTGGTCAGCGTGCTGACCGACATCATCTTTACCGCCCTGGATCCCCTACACCGGAAGCGTCTCCATGCTGAGCCCTAA
- the pspF gene encoding phage shock protein operon transcriptional activator: protein MAPRQHDNLLGQANSFLEVMDQVSRVAPLNKPVLIIGERGTGKELIAERLHFLSSRWDQSYLKLNCAALNENLLESELFGYDQGAFTGAAKRHSGRFERADGGTLFLDELANTSGLIQEKLLRVIEYGEYERVGGSQTLKTDVRLICATNEDLPTLAEQGAFRADLLDRLAFDVITLPPLRERREDILMLAENFAINMARQLGQPLFSGFTRKAQQLILDYDWPGNIRELKNVVERSVYRHDNPDLPVHQIVLDPFESPWRPQTQVRTTDRQPKAQETQAPVAVAKPAGSSLRFPLDFKNLTQEFEIQVLTEALKANQYNQKRSADALGLTYHQLRGILRKYELLGAEEG, encoded by the coding sequence ATGGCACCAAGGCAACACGACAACCTCCTAGGCCAGGCCAACAGCTTCCTGGAGGTCATGGATCAGGTCTCGAGAGTCGCCCCCCTCAATAAGCCGGTGCTTATCATAGGGGAAAGGGGGACGGGTAAGGAACTCATTGCCGAACGTCTGCACTTCCTGTCCAGCCGCTGGGACCAGAGCTACCTCAAGCTCAACTGCGCGGCACTGAACGAGAACCTGCTGGAATCCGAACTGTTCGGCTACGACCAGGGCGCCTTCACCGGCGCCGCCAAACGCCACAGCGGTCGTTTCGAGCGGGCCGATGGCGGCACCCTCTTCCTGGACGAGCTGGCCAACACCTCCGGCCTTATCCAGGAAAAGCTGCTGCGGGTCATCGAATATGGCGAGTACGAGCGGGTGGGCGGCTCCCAGACCTTGAAGACGGACGTGCGCCTCATCTGCGCCACCAACGAAGATCTGCCGACCCTGGCCGAACAGGGGGCCTTTCGCGCCGACCTGCTGGACCGCCTGGCCTTCGACGTCATCACCCTGCCGCCCCTGCGTGAGCGCCGGGAAGACATACTGATGCTGGCCGAGAACTTCGCCATCAACATGGCCCGCCAGCTGGGCCAGCCGCTGTTCTCCGGCTTCACCCGCAAGGCCCAGCAGCTGATACTGGATTACGACTGGCCCGGCAACATCCGCGAACTCAAGAACGTGGTGGAGCGCAGCGTCTACCGCCACGACAACCCGGACCTGCCGGTGCACCAGATAGTGCTGGATCCCTTCGAGTCCCCCTGGCGGCCCCAGACCCAGGTGCGCACCACCGATCGCCAACCCAAGGCCCAGGAGACCCAGGCGCCGGTAGCGGTGGCCAAGCCGGCCGGCTCTTCGCTACGTTTCCCTTTGGACTTCAAGAACCTGACCCAGGAATTCGAGATCCAGGTGCTGACCGAGGCCCTCAAGGCCAACCAGTACAACCAGAAGCGCAGCGCCGACGCCCTGGGGCTGACCTACCACCAATTGCGGGGCATACTGCGCAAATACGAGCTGCTCGGCGCAGAGGAAGGTTAA
- a CDS encoding ABC transporter permease subunit, producing MLSPNLYADERIPSPLIQTWRAFRKSPLAMVGFYLMLGLLVATLIGPYLAPYNPDAQHPDALLVPPSWAQAGHVDFFIGTDDLGRDLLSRLLYGARYTFGSALLVVLAAALIGVVLGAISGTLKGLQGSILHHFLDTLLSIPSVLLAITLVAIQGPGLSAALLAVWLALVPQFIRATHDAVASEMEKEYVVAARMDGAGRFRLLWDVILPNVADAIVHQFALGLSAAVLDISALGFLNLGAQAPLPEWGAMLAGATDLAYLAPWTVTLPGLAILTTMVAVNLIGDGLRQALSERLEQ from the coding sequence ATGCTGAGCCCTAACCTCTACGCCGACGAGCGCATCCCCTCGCCCCTGATCCAGACCTGGCGGGCTTTTCGCAAGAGCCCCCTGGCCATGGTCGGCTTTTACCTGATGCTGGGGTTACTGGTGGCGACCCTGATAGGCCCCTACCTGGCCCCCTACAACCCCGATGCCCAGCACCCCGATGCCCTGCTGGTGCCGCCGTCCTGGGCCCAGGCTGGCCATGTGGATTTCTTCATCGGCACCGACGATCTGGGCCGGGATCTGCTGTCCCGCCTGCTTTACGGCGCCCGCTATACCTTTGGCTCGGCACTGCTGGTGGTGCTGGCCGCCGCCCTCATCGGCGTTGTGCTGGGGGCCATTTCAGGCACCTTGAAGGGCCTGCAAGGCTCCATTCTTCACCATTTCCTGGACACCCTGTTGTCCATCCCTTCGGTGCTTCTGGCCATCACCCTGGTGGCCATCCAGGGCCCGGGTCTGTCTGCCGCCCTGCTGGCAGTCTGGCTGGCCCTGGTACCCCAGTTCATCCGCGCCACCCATGACGCCGTGGCCTCGGAGATGGAAAAGGAATATGTGGTGGCGGCACGCATGGACGGCGCCGGCCGCTTCCGGCTGCTGTGGGACGTGATACTGCCCAACGTGGCCGACGCCATAGTGCACCAGTTCGCCCTGGGGCTGTCGGCAGCGGTGCTGGACATCAGCGCCCTCGGCTTTTTGAACCTGGGGGCCCAGGCCCCCTTGCCGGAATGGGGCGCCATGCTGGCCGGCGCCACCGATCTGGCCTACCTGGCCCCCTGGACGGTGACCTTGCCTGGCCTTGCCATACTGACGACAATGGTGGCTGTGAACCTCATCGGCGACGGCCTTCGTCAGGCCCTGAGCGAGCGCCTGGAGCAGTAA